Sequence from the Burkholderia cepacia genome:
GCGGCGGTGATTTCGCCGGGCGTCGCGCCGCGCGGCAGCAGCGCGGTGGCGCCGCCCGCCGGCGCGTCATGGATCCAGTCGCCGTCCGCGTCGTCCGTGAGCAGGACGAGCGCCGGCACCGCGGGATGACGGTCCGCTCCCGACATCGGCCAGTCGCCGGCCTGCGGCTCCAGCTCGACCAGGACCACATCCGGCGATTCGCCGGCAAAACGGTCGGCTATCGCCGCGGCGTCGGCCGCGCTTCCCGCGAAATCCAGCGTCGGCGTGGCATCGACGAGCGCCTGCAGGCTTGCGCGCGCCTGCGACGAGGCGGCGACGACGGCGACCCTGAGCGGACTCATCGGTGTCATCCCGGCATTCGGCATGCGACGCCTTACACGATTCTCAGCAGCATGAATTCCGTTGCGGGCGTTCGCCCACCGTGACCGTGCACTCGCTGCGCTCGCCGCCGCGGATCAGCCCGATCTTCAACGACTGTCCGATGCGCTCGCCGCCAAGTGCGGCATGCACGTCGTCCATGTCGCGGCACGGCTGGCCGTCCAGTTCGATCAGCACGTCTCCGATCAGCACCCCGGCCTGCTCCGCAGGCCCGCCCGCCGCAAGCGACACCACCAGCAGCCCGCGCCCGGAAGCCAGATTCAGTTTCGTCACCCATGCCTGCGGCAGGTTCACCGTCTGGGTGCCCACGCCAAGGTAGCCGCGCGAGACACGCCCCTTTCTCGACAACTCGTCGCACACGCGCGCCACGATCGAGGCCGGAATCAGCATGCCCGCGCCAGGCGCGAGCGCCGACGTGCACAGCCCCATCACCCGCCCCTGCATATCCGTCAAAGCTGCACCGGAGAAACCGGGGCGCAGTCCGCCATCCAGTCGCACGAAAGCATCGAACTGGCCGCCTCGCCAGGTCCGCCATGGACCGCCTGCCGTGCCCACGACGCCGAAATCCGCGCTGGCGCCGAACCGGTCCACGCGCGCCACCGCGAGCACCAGATGGCCGGCCTTGAGCGAACGCGCGTCGCCGGTCTCGACCGGGCTCGACGCCACGTCGCCCATCCTCAGCACGGCCAGGTCGGTGCCGGGATCCCGTCCGGCGAAGACGGCCGCCACGGTGCGGCCATCGGCCAGGCTGACTTCAATACCTTCTTCGTACCTGAGCGTATGCGCCGCCGTGACCACCACGCCCGGTTGCCAGATTACTCCACTGGACGGAAAGCGGTGCCGGCCGTGCACCGCGACGACACTCCGGCCAACGCGCTCGGCGATGGCCGCCAGGTTGGCGGAAAGATCCTGCAGCAGATTTCCGCTGGGGGTTGGGGTTTCCATGTGACGACTCCTGCCATGTGCTGCGTGAATCGATGTCTCGCTCGGCCGCCCTGCCCGAGACGACGGGCAGGCAAGCGCAGACGAGTGGATTCACGATGACAGGCGCGCGACGCACGCGCACCACCCTGATGGGTAGCCTGCATGTTGGGCCGTTTGCACATGGGCGGCATCCGCGCCATGCGAGCGGCCGAAGTCGATCCGGAGCGACCATACATGCTTCCCAAAAGCGATCGTCCGGCGGTCGGCCCCTTCATTTGATAATGAGGTCTTGTAGAGCGCCGACTACCTTGTGAAATGGTTTCTTGAACTCCATGTCGAACGCCCCGCCCCTTTTAAACTTCATCACGAACTCATGGAGGTGTTGGAGGGATGTCAGCGGTCGGGTAGGCGACTGCCCGCCAAACGACCAGGAGTATTCCTCATATTCGCCGACAACATTGCCTAGGTACTGCTCAATGGAATTCATAACCTCTGCCAGACCGGAATCTGACGGGAAAATCCTAGGATTATTCTCGACACGAATTTTGAATGCTTCGAAATCAAGCTGGATGTC
This genomic interval carries:
- a CDS encoding response regulator transcription factor, which translates into the protein MPNAGMTPMSPLRVAVVAASSQARASLQALVDATPTLDFAGSAADAAAIADRFAGESPDVVLVELEPQAGDWPMSGADRHPAVPALVLLTDDADGDWIHDAPAGGATALLPRGATPGEITAAIEAVAAGLCVLSPETLARLLAERKAPRQTASAALVEMLTPREIEVLTMLAEGLGNKEIARQLDISDNTVKFHLSSIFGKLGASSRTEAVMQGMRHGLIMV
- a CDS encoding S1C family serine protease, which gives rise to METPTPSGNLLQDLSANLAAIAERVGRSVVAVHGRHRFPSSGVIWQPGVVVTAAHTLRYEEGIEVSLADGRTVAAVFAGRDPGTDLAVLRMGDVASSPVETGDARSLKAGHLVLAVARVDRFGASADFGVVGTAGGPWRTWRGGQFDAFVRLDGGLRPGFSGAALTDMQGRVMGLCTSALAPGAGMLIPASIVARVCDELSRKGRVSRGYLGVGTQTVNLPQAWVTKLNLASGRGLLVVSLAAGGPAEQAGVLIGDVLIELDGQPCRDMDDVHAALGGERIGQSLKIGLIRGGERSECTVTVGERPQRNSCC